The following are encoded in a window of Neomicrococcus lactis genomic DNA:
- a CDS encoding DUF5703 family protein, producing MKEIAHPQTQLKRDPSKPFEYLIVTARPDHDLEAVRRQLAEYAEYGKWDLHRTRLYMGGARRYWMRRRILRVERTLPPIQ from the coding sequence ATGAAAGAAATTGCTCATCCACAGACGCAACTGAAACGGGATCCTTCGAAGCCGTTTGAGTATTTGATCGTTACTGCGCGCCCCGATCACGACCTCGAAGCGGTGCGTCGACAGCTCGCGGAATACGCCGAATATGGCAAGTGGGATCTACACCGAACGCGTTTGTACATGGGCGGCGCACGCCGTTATTGGATGCGCCGCCGCATTCTGCGCGTCGAACGGACGCTACCTCCTATTCAGTAA